The following coding sequences are from one Prochlorococcus sp. MIT 0604 window:
- a CDS encoding alpha/beta hydrolase, with product MKFSKFLILKIFFLLISYPLLFNLPKANAAEEIKITYSIFSRTIKVNSLKSFAKEGKSTSKLKKILRATGAPDKEIRDVLNKDFEVPITIASKLVYSEIGNVFLTRLSSIIHPPRANDERTGMLALRASVIQGINIGNGKINLINFFEGYPTKTVILDVSALSKVMNKVESISELLTFFTNSPLEKIKTN from the coding sequence ATGAAGTTTAGTAAATTTTTAATATTAAAAATCTTTTTTCTTTTAATAAGTTATCCATTACTTTTTAATCTTCCAAAAGCTAATGCTGCTGAAGAAATTAAAATCACATACAGCATATTTTCAAGAACAATTAAAGTAAATTCTCTAAAAAGTTTTGCTAAAGAAGGTAAATCAACAAGTAAATTAAAGAAAATTTTAAGAGCAACCGGGGCTCCCGATAAAGAAATTAGAGATGTTTTAAATAAAGATTTTGAGGTTCCTATTACGATTGCAAGCAAATTAGTATATTCAGAAATAGGAAATGTTTTTTTAACTAGACTTTCATCGATTATTCACCCCCCAAGAGCAAATGATGAAAGAACAGGTATGCTGGCGCTTAGAGCAAGCGTAATTCAAGGAATTAACATAGGAAATGGGAAAATAAATCTGATAAATTTTTTTGAAGGATATCCAACTAAAACTGTAATTTTAGATGTCAGTGCTTTGAGCAAAGTTATGAATAAAGTAGAATCAATTTCAGAATTATTAACCTTTTTCACCAATTCTCCTTTAGAAAAAATCAAAACAAATTAA